In Solobacterium moorei, a single genomic region encodes these proteins:
- the rny gene encoding ribonuclease Y, translating into MGYIIHDPVIPTILVLIVGIFVGIGIMKVAGKHGLDRAITKSQDILEEANSKAETITRQATLDAKQQTYELKLQAEKEIKNQQNKLLQVENKLMRQQDSLNFREENLARKEKKIDEKDQQITGKLANITKMEEDLQAKIDQQLVELERVANMSQADAKVELMEAVEKKTEAEIATYLRDKQEEAEAEASSVARNIISLAIHRYSQEETIERTVSTVTLPSEEMKGRIIGREGRNIKAIEQATGVDLIIDDTPDIITVSCFNPIRREIARQSLEILMKDGRIQPGRIEEVVQKVTDELEETIFKIGNEAVFKLGIGKMNRELIKLVGRMRFRYSYGQNGLSHSVEVAHFAGMMAAELGLNQALAKRAGLLHDIGKALDFETEGTHVELGSKVAKKYGENPIVINAIEAHHGDTAPTDIISVLVAAADTISAARPGARYESMEGYIQRLENLEKIALDFEGVEKAFAIQAGRELRVMVQPEKIDDVRMVKVAHDIRERIENEMTYPGQIKVTLIREVRAQELAK; encoded by the coding sequence ATGGGGTATATCATTCATGACCCTGTAATTCCTACCATTTTAGTTCTTATTGTAGGTATTTTTGTTGGCATCGGTATTATGAAGGTTGCTGGCAAACACGGTCTTGATCGTGCGATTACAAAATCGCAAGATATTCTTGAAGAAGCAAATTCAAAAGCAGAAACAATTACGCGCCAAGCTACATTAGACGCGAAACAACAAACTTACGAATTAAAACTACAGGCAGAAAAAGAGATTAAGAATCAACAAAATAAATTATTACAAGTTGAGAATAAGCTCATGCGCCAGCAGGATAGTTTGAATTTCCGTGAGGAGAATCTTGCCCGAAAAGAAAAGAAAATTGACGAAAAAGATCAGCAGATTACTGGGAAACTTGCAAATATCACTAAAATGGAAGAAGACTTGCAGGCTAAGATTGATCAGCAATTAGTTGAACTAGAGCGTGTGGCAAATATGTCACAGGCAGACGCAAAGGTAGAATTGATGGAGGCTGTCGAGAAGAAGACCGAAGCTGAAATCGCTACTTATTTACGTGATAAACAAGAGGAGGCAGAAGCGGAAGCCTCTTCCGTAGCACGTAATATTATTTCTTTAGCGATTCATCGCTACTCACAAGAAGAAACAATCGAACGTACCGTTAGTACAGTAACGCTTCCAAGTGAAGAGATGAAGGGACGAATCATCGGTCGTGAGGGAAGAAATATCAAAGCAATCGAACAGGCTACAGGTGTTGATTTAATTATCGATGACACACCAGATATTATTACTGTTTCTTGCTTTAACCCAATTCGTCGTGAAATTGCTCGTCAGTCATTAGAAATTCTGATGAAGGATGGACGTATTCAACCAGGACGCATTGAGGAAGTTGTTCAGAAGGTTACAGATGAACTTGAAGAGACAATTTTCAAGATTGGTAATGAAGCAGTATTCAAACTTGGTATCGGTAAGATGAATCGTGAACTCATCAAGCTGGTAGGACGTATGAGATTCCGTTATAGCTATGGTCAAAACGGTTTATCACACTCCGTAGAAGTTGCACACTTCGCTGGTATGATGGCTGCTGAATTAGGACTAAACCAAGCACTCGCAAAGCGTGCAGGGTTATTACACGATATTGGTAAGGCACTAGACTTTGAAACAGAAGGAACTCACGTTGAGTTAGGGTCTAAGGTTGCTAAGAAGTATGGTGAAAATCCTATCGTTATTAACGCGATTGAAGCTCACCATGGCGATACAGCTCCAACAGATATTATTTCTGTATTAGTCGCTGCAGCCGATACTATCAGTGCTGCTAGACCTGGGGCTCGTTATGAATCTATGGAAGGCTACATTCAACGTCTAGAAAATCTTGAAAAGATTGCATTAGACTTTGAAGGAGTTGAAAAAGCATTCGCAATCCAAGCTGGACGTGAACTACGTGTTATGGTACAGCCTGAGAAGATTGATGATGTACGTATGGTGAAGGTAGCTCATGATATTCGTGAACGAATTGAAAATGAGATGACTTACCCAGGACAAATCAAAGTAACATTGATTCGTGAAGTACGTGCGCAAGAATTAGCGAAATAA
- a CDS encoding ISNCY family transposase — MKKIILTPMEENKYNIIKELVDHSGNKRRAALKLNCSIRTINRLITRYKSEGKSSFSHGNRGRLPSNTFSLETKNKIIELYLNEYLDANITHFSEIVQMDLGISISDTTIRNWLSEHDVLSPKAHRKTKKQLKERLTKRLDQTTSTKARNAINEQIESIEDDTPHSRRSRSKYMGEMIQMDASSYEWIPGEIWHLHLAVDDATGTAVGAHFDIQETLRGYYNVFHQILVDYGIPALFYTDKRTVFEYRKKTKAFDDEDTFTQFSYACHNLGVEIKTTSIAQAKGRIERLNQTFQSRLPVELRRARITCMADANKFLKSYLKEFNARFALHLNSTNSVFEVQPDIETINQTLAIISSRIVDQGNCIKFKNKYWMAYDKEHNRIPLRPKMEVLVIESFDQKIFVNAMDTLYILEEVQVFEENSGEFDNIIETPEKKKVYIPPISHPWRKYSYQLFTKKQNYYSSANVR; from the coding sequence ATGAAAAAGATTATATTAACCCCTATGGAAGAAAACAAATACAACATTATTAAAGAACTGGTTGATCATTCTGGCAATAAACGCCGTGCGGCATTAAAACTAAATTGTTCTATTCGTACTATCAACCGCCTGATTACACGTTATAAGTCTGAAGGCAAATCCTCATTTTCACATGGTAATCGTGGACGATTACCATCAAACACATTCTCACTGGAAACGAAAAACAAAATCATTGAACTCTATCTTAACGAGTATCTTGATGCCAACATCACTCATTTCAGTGAAATCGTCCAGATGGACCTCGGCATCTCCATCAGTGACACCACTATTAGAAACTGGTTATCAGAACACGATGTCTTGTCCCCAAAGGCCCATCGAAAAACCAAGAAACAATTAAAGGAACGTTTGACAAAACGATTAGACCAAACAACATCTACAAAGGCCAGAAACGCAATCAATGAACAAATCGAATCAATTGAAGATGATACGCCTCATTCACGAAGATCTAGATCCAAATATATGGGAGAGATGATTCAAATGGACGCTTCAAGCTACGAATGGATTCCTGGCGAGATATGGCATCTACACCTAGCTGTAGATGATGCGACCGGTACTGCTGTTGGAGCCCACTTTGATATACAGGAGACCCTACGTGGCTATTACAACGTTTTCCATCAGATACTAGTCGACTATGGCATACCCGCTCTATTCTATACGGATAAACGAACCGTATTTGAATACAGAAAGAAAACCAAGGCCTTCGACGACGAGGATACCTTCACACAGTTCTCCTACGCCTGCCATAACCTTGGTGTCGAAATCAAAACAACGAGCATCGCACAAGCCAAAGGACGCATCGAACGTCTCAACCAGACTTTCCAATCACGTTTGCCAGTTGAACTTAGACGTGCTCGTATTACTTGTATGGCGGACGCGAATAAGTTCCTAAAATCCTACCTAAAGGAATTCAATGCAAGGTTCGCCCTACACTTGAATAGTACCAATTCTGTATTTGAAGTACAACCAGATATAGAAACAATCAATCAAACATTGGCAATCATTTCATCGAGAATAGTCGATCAAGGCAACTGTATCAAGTTCAAAAACAAGTATTGGATGGCCTATGACAAGGAACACAATAGAATTCCACTAAGACCTAAGATGGAGGTATTGGTTATTGAATCATTTGATCAAAAGATCTTTGTCAATGCGATGGATACACTATACATCTTAGAAGAAGTACAAGTGTTTGAAGAAAATTCGGGTGAGTTCGATAATATCATTGAAACTCCTGAGAAAAAGAAAGTATATATTCCGCCGATATCTCACCCTTGGAGGAAGTATTCATATCAATTATTTACAAAAAAGCAGAACTATTATAGCTCCGCTAATGTTCGTTAA
- a CDS encoding ATP-binding cassette domain-containing protein yields the protein MIEIHNLTICHRYDLRKIVDDFTLTVKPTDKIAIIGEEGNGKSTLLKCIVDQKLIDNYCEVQGTIRSKNERIGYLPQELEHKYAEKTVYEYFCESDAFLLATPSQLHDIAQGLRSGVEMYYQTQTMSSLSGGEKIKYQLAAILLEQPSILLLDEPSNDLDIRTLAWLENFIKESKIPIIYISHDETLLANTANCIVHLEFVKRKTEARHTIMNIGYDAYKELRNKQFEKQMIDAQSERRQDKLRMEKYQQVYERVQHELRVVSRQAPQTAANLKKKMRSVKAMGKRFERERENMTEIPLREDAIFFHFDVEPFASDKQILDYQLDRLMTKDESKILADNIALQVFGNQKVCIIGDNGCGKTTLLHKIHESLTEREDIRIGYMPQNYNEILYMYDSPIDFLTTVGDKEDITRIRQHLGSMKFTSDEMEHSLTELSGGQRTKVFMLKMHLEGANVLLLDEPTRNFSPLSAPVVREELKNFGGAIIAISHDRKFIQEVFDDIYLLNSTGLHRYTIESQ from the coding sequence ATGATAGAAATTCATAATTTAACAATATGTCATCGATATGATCTACGTAAGATTGTCGATGACTTTACACTTACAGTTAAACCAACAGATAAAATTGCCATCATTGGCGAAGAGGGAAATGGGAAATCTACATTACTCAAATGTATTGTAGATCAAAAACTTATTGATAATTATTGTGAAGTTCAAGGAACAATACGTTCGAAGAACGAAAGAATAGGTTATTTACCCCAAGAGCTTGAACATAAGTATGCAGAGAAAACTGTATACGAATACTTCTGCGAAAGCGATGCGTTTTTACTTGCAACGCCATCACAATTACATGACATTGCACAAGGATTAAGAAGTGGCGTGGAGATGTATTATCAAACACAGACAATGTCTTCACTTTCTGGGGGAGAGAAGATCAAGTATCAACTCGCAGCGATACTTCTAGAACAGCCTAGTATTTTACTGTTAGATGAGCCATCCAATGATTTAGATATTCGAACACTTGCATGGTTAGAGAATTTTATCAAAGAGTCTAAGATTCCAATCATCTATATCTCACATGACGAAACATTACTAGCGAATACTGCGAATTGTATTGTTCATTTAGAATTCGTCAAGCGAAAAACAGAAGCACGTCATACAATCATGAATATTGGCTATGACGCATATAAAGAATTACGTAATAAACAATTTGAAAAACAGATGATTGATGCACAGAGTGAGCGTCGTCAAGACAAGCTACGTATGGAAAAATACCAACAGGTTTATGAACGCGTCCAACATGAACTGCGCGTCGTATCACGTCAAGCGCCACAGACAGCCGCAAATCTCAAGAAAAAGATGAGAAGTGTCAAGGCGATGGGAAAACGCTTTGAAAGAGAACGTGAGAATATGACCGAGATTCCACTACGCGAGGATGCGATATTCTTTCACTTTGATGTCGAACCCTTTGCCAGTGACAAACAGATTCTGGACTATCAATTAGATCGGTTAATGACAAAGGATGAATCGAAAATATTAGCGGATAATATTGCATTACAAGTATTTGGAAATCAAAAGGTGTGTATCATTGGCGATAATGGTTGTGGCAAAACAACGCTATTACATAAGATACATGAATCTTTAACTGAAAGAGAAGATATCCGTATTGGATATATGCCACAAAACTATAACGAAATCCTATATATGTATGATTCGCCAATTGATTTCTTGACAACCGTAGGGGATAAAGAGGATATTACACGTATCCGTCAGCATCTTGGTTCAATGAAGTTTACATCTGATGAGATGGAACATTCTTTAACAGAGCTATCAGGTGGGCAGCGTACCAAGGTGTTCATGTTAAAGATGCATCTAGAGGGTGCCAACGTCTTACTGCTTGATGAGCCGACGCGTAACTTCTCACCATTATCGGCTCCGGTTGTAAGAGAAGAGTTAAAGAACTTTGGTGGAGCAATCATCGCTATATCTCATGATCGAAAGTTCATTCAGGAAGTTTTTGATGATATCTATTTGTTAAATTCAACGGGATTACATCGTTATACGATAGAATCCCAGTAA
- a CDS encoding phosphatase PAP2 family protein produces MKTNYLRFYEELTKNYQTDAKRNQLRLCNKIVTNTYYVVYPLLLLYLFVKQSEKLLPAILIPLLSIVGVTLLRKVLARPRPYEEYPIDQILEKETQHNAMPSRHVFSASIIAMMCFTISPLFACILLVLAALEGYIRVVGGVHYPLDVIIGYLLGVLFGLFIL; encoded by the coding sequence ATGAAAACGAATTACCTAAGGTTCTATGAAGAACTTACAAAAAACTATCAGACAGACGCAAAGCGAAATCAATTACGTCTGTGTAATAAAATTGTGACAAATACATATTACGTTGTATATCCATTACTGTTGTTATATCTATTTGTAAAACAAAGTGAGAAGTTATTACCGGCAATTCTAATTCCATTACTTTCAATTGTTGGAGTAACATTACTACGTAAAGTTTTAGCACGTCCTCGTCCTTACGAGGAATATCCCATTGATCAAATCCTAGAAAAAGAAACTCAACATAACGCAATGCCAAGTCGACACGTATTCTCGGCTTCAATCATTGCGATGATGTGCTTTACAATTTCTCCACTATTTGCATGCATACTATTGGTGCTAGCTGCACTAGAAGGATACATCCGTGTAGTAGGGGGAGTACATTATCCATTGGATGTAATCATTGGATATCTTCTAGGAGTATTATTTGGACTATTCATTCTATAA
- the recA gene encoding recombinase RecA has translation MAAEKKEKTVTADKRDQLLADALKAIEKEYGKGSIMRLGDRADVSVDAIPSGSLALDSALGIGGYPKGRIIEIYGPESSGKTTLALHAIAECQKQGGRCAFIDAENAIDPLYAKKLGVDIDELILSQPDSGEQALEITEVLIKSGAIDLVVIDSVAALVPQAELNGEMGDASVGLQARLMSKAMRKLAGVMNRSNTTAIFINQLREKVGIMFGNPETTPGGRALKFYSSVRLDVRKGEALKEGSEVIGSATKVKVVKNKVAPPFKVAVVNMIFGQGISHIDEVVSLAVENDIIEKAGAWFSYKGEKLGQGFNSVREYMKNHPEFDAEITELVKAKLFPTTESVSAEATAE, from the coding sequence ATGGCGGCAGAAAAAAAAGAAAAGACAGTTACCGCAGATAAGCGAGATCAACTACTTGCGGATGCACTCAAGGCAATTGAAAAAGAATATGGAAAAGGCAGTATCATGCGTTTGGGAGACCGTGCTGATGTATCAGTAGACGCAATTCCATCCGGTTCTTTAGCACTTGATAGTGCATTGGGTATCGGTGGTTATCCAAAAGGAAGAATCATTGAAATTTATGGACCAGAATCTTCGGGTAAGACAACACTTGCATTACATGCAATCGCAGAATGTCAAAAACAAGGTGGTAGATGTGCATTTATCGATGCAGAAAACGCAATCGATCCACTCTATGCTAAAAAGTTAGGTGTTGATATTGATGAACTTATCTTATCGCAACCAGACTCTGGAGAGCAGGCATTAGAGATTACAGAAGTATTGATTAAATCAGGCGCAATTGATTTAGTGGTTATTGACTCTGTAGCTGCACTTGTTCCGCAGGCAGAATTAAATGGTGAAATGGGAGACGCATCTGTAGGTTTACAGGCACGCTTGATGTCAAAGGCAATGCGTAAGTTAGCGGGTGTTATGAACCGTTCTAATACAACAGCAATCTTCATCAATCAGTTGCGTGAAAAGGTTGGTATCATGTTTGGCAATCCGGAAACAACACCAGGTGGTCGTGCGCTTAAGTTCTACTCATCTGTACGTTTAGATGTACGTAAGGGTGAAGCACTCAAGGAAGGTAGCGAAGTAATCGGTTCTGCCACAAAGGTAAAAGTTGTTAAGAATAAGGTGGCTCCTCCATTCAAGGTAGCAGTTGTAAATATGATCTTTGGTCAAGGAATCTCTCATATCGATGAAGTTGTCAGTTTAGCAGTAGAAAACGACATCATTGAAAAAGCAGGTGCTTGGTTCTCTTACAAGGGAGAAAAACTTGGACAAGGTTTTAACTCTGTACGTGAATATATGAAGAATCATCCAGAGTTTGATGCAGAGATTACAGAACTTGTAAAAGCGAAGTTATTCCCTACGACAGAATCTGTTTCCGCAGAAGCAACAGCAGAATAA
- the pgsA gene encoding CDP-diacylglycerol--glycerol-3-phosphate 3-phosphatidyltransferase produces MNLPNRLTLFRIVLIPVIILVYLFPYSAFGITPTSFYIQHVSICIIDIAALLIYILAAITDAIDGHIARSRNMITTFGKFADPIADKLLTTTMFLLFISRGIIPVIPVIIMIARDTVVDGCRMMASANGKVVAAGMMGKLKTVLQMVTVALILLNNLPFELLGLPISMIMLWFSALVSFISGVQYFMQMKDDILESK; encoded by the coding sequence ATGAATCTTCCAAATCGATTAACATTATTTAGAATTGTATTGATTCCAGTTATTATTCTGGTTTACTTATTTCCTTATAGTGCTTTTGGAATTACACCAACAAGTTTCTATATACAACATGTATCTATCTGTATAATTGATATCGCAGCCTTATTAATCTATATTCTTGCGGCAATTACAGATGCGATTGATGGTCATATCGCTCGTAGTAGAAATATGATTACAACATTCGGTAAGTTTGCAGATCCTATCGCAGATAAGCTATTAACAACGACAATGTTCCTATTGTTTATCTCTAGAGGCATTATTCCGGTTATCCCAGTTATTATCATGATTGCACGCGATACTGTTGTTGATGGTTGTCGTATGATGGCAAGTGCCAATGGTAAGGTTGTTGCGGCTGGTATGATGGGCAAGTTAAAGACAGTATTACAGATGGTTACAGTTGCGTTAATTCTATTAAACAATCTTCCATTTGAATTGTTAGGATTACCAATAAGTATGATCATGTTGTGGTTCTCAGCACTAGTAAGTTTTATTTCTGGTGTACAGTACTTCATGCAGATGAAAGACGATATTTTAGAATCAAAATAA
- a CDS encoding IS110 family transposase produces the protein MGKFTKTLCISERKEYSIMEGPIITVDVSKGSCHYQPFIENGHPMRKPKQLSATIDGFQKLGQTIKDLEAKTEREDIPVIFEATGVYHRPLQKYLEDHKIRYYIISPLLSATYRKTSLHSNKTDALDCAHIAKAYYCEKELRQYQAQPQEYKRLYQLSRIYESELVHLRKRKVSLRSMLDIIYPRIDKTFKGNQNLYDPLPMEILKRYPHPSLLLGHREDTIVKTVGHRTGHLKGYTERIVHKIYEKAKECYSGCDIDDIEVVKLPSLIENVQEQKKKCDSLLKEMIEIARTCPYFASVVSIVGIGENLAARIIAELGDVSRFDNRAAIVAYAGLNPKIQQSGDIDGLHFKISKKGNKHLRCLLYLGAQCNYRLRKEDPLYEFTKKKRQQTQCPLSSKAAYTASAHKLLVIIYSLCKNGTLYHS, from the coding sequence ATGGGGAAGTTTACCAAGACATTATGCATATCAGAAAGAAAGGAGTATTCCATCATGGAAGGACCAATCATTACAGTGGATGTATCAAAGGGTTCCTGTCACTACCAGCCCTTCATAGAGAATGGACATCCAATGCGAAAACCAAAGCAGCTTTCAGCTACGATCGATGGTTTCCAGAAATTAGGGCAAACTATCAAAGACCTTGAAGCTAAGACAGAACGAGAAGATATACCAGTTATCTTTGAGGCTACAGGTGTCTATCATCGACCACTACAAAAATATCTTGAAGACCACAAGATAAGGTACTACATCATTTCTCCATTATTATCTGCGACCTATCGCAAGACCTCCCTACATAGTAATAAGACAGACGCATTAGACTGTGCACATATCGCAAAAGCGTACTATTGTGAGAAGGAACTAAGACAATATCAAGCACAACCACAAGAGTACAAAAGACTCTATCAATTGAGCCGTATATATGAAAGTGAGTTGGTTCATCTTCGGAAACGCAAAGTGAGTTTGAGATCCATGCTGGATATCATATATCCAAGGATTGATAAGACCTTTAAAGGGAATCAAAATCTGTATGATCCACTCCCAATGGAGATATTAAAAAGATATCCTCATCCATCCTTACTATTGGGCCATAGAGAGGATACCATCGTTAAGACCGTTGGGCATCGTACAGGTCATTTAAAAGGATATACAGAAAGAATCGTACATAAGATCTACGAGAAGGCAAAGGAGTGCTATTCAGGATGTGATATCGATGATATAGAAGTAGTCAAATTGCCAAGCTTGATAGAGAACGTGCAGGAACAGAAGAAAAAATGCGATTCACTATTGAAGGAAATGATAGAGATAGCACGAACATGTCCTTATTTTGCATCTGTTGTTAGTATTGTTGGAATCGGAGAGAATCTGGCAGCCCGTATCATAGCAGAGCTTGGAGATGTAAGCCGATTTGATAACAGAGCGGCTATCGTGGCATATGCAGGCTTGAATCCAAAGATACAACAATCCGGAGATATTGATGGACTGCATTTCAAGATATCAAAGAAAGGCAATAAGCATTTGCGATGCCTTTTATACCTTGGTGCACAATGTAATTATCGATTGCGCAAAGAAGATCCACTATATGAATTCACCAAAAAGAAAAGACAGCAGACCCAATGCCCATTGTCGTCTAAAGCTGCCTATACTGCTAGTGCTCATAAATTACTGGTCATAATCTATAGCCTATGTAAGAATGGTACTCTATATCATTCTTAG
- a CDS encoding DivIVA domain-containing protein produces MAGKLNLDPQKIVDKELDIDFKGYNPDQVDHLLDEIIQDYQTYENMIADLTKKAEELERTNASLRAKLIEVEGKIKAQEDLDPISQGASNVDILKRLSRLERQVFSNNNE; encoded by the coding sequence ATGGCTGGTAAATTAAATCTAGATCCGCAGAAAATTGTTGATAAAGAGCTTGATATCGATTTTAAGGGATATAATCCTGATCAGGTTGACCATCTATTAGATGAAATTATTCAAGACTATCAGACATATGAAAATATGATTGCAGATTTGACAAAGAAGGCTGAAGAGTTGGAACGTACAAACGCATCACTACGTGCAAAGCTTATCGAAGTTGAAGGTAAGATCAAGGCACAAGAAGACCTAGATCCAATCTCACAAGGTGCTTCTAATGTTGATATTCTGAAACGTCTGAGCCGTCTTGAAAGACAAGTATTCTCAAACAATAACGAATAA
- the recU gene encoding Holliday junction resolvase RecU, which yields MVNYPNGKKKAYTSEPTSAGGRGMALEKDINVTNMFYLSIDKAVIHKKPTPVTIVKVDYPARSAAKITEAYFKLPSTTDYNGIYRGKYVDFEAKECASHTSFPLKSLHPHQVQHLQNVINHGAIAFLIVKWTVFDETYYVKAEDMIRFIKESNRHSIPYQWFQDTGYMIPNTYVTPIDYLKIIDQLYFNLGGNNDK from the coding sequence ATGGTCAATTATCCAAATGGAAAGAAAAAAGCATATACATCAGAACCTACTTCTGCCGGTGGTAGAGGTATGGCACTTGAAAAGGATATTAACGTAACAAATATGTTTTATCTCAGTATAGATAAAGCGGTCATCCATAAGAAACCAACACCAGTTACGATAGTAAAAGTAGATTATCCAGCACGCAGTGCTGCTAAAATTACGGAAGCCTATTTTAAACTTCCTTCTACAACTGACTACAATGGCATCTATCGTGGAAAATACGTTGATTTCGAGGCCAAGGAATGTGCTTCGCATACCTCCTTCCCTTTAAAATCATTACATCCCCACCAAGTTCAGCATTTACAAAATGTAATCAACCATGGTGCAATTGCTTTTTTAATTGTAAAATGGACAGTGTTTGACGAAACCTATTATGTAAAGGCAGAGGATATGATTCGCTTCATAAAAGAAAGCAATCGTCATTCCATTCCGTATCAATGGTTTCAAGATACCGGGTATATGATTCCCAATACATATGTAACCCCGATTGATTATTTAAAGATTATCGATCAGTTATACTTCAACTTAGGAGGAAACAATGACAAATAA